The DNA window TGCCGGCAACGACACCGTCTACGGCGGCGCCGGCAACGACCGGATCATCGCGACCGCCGGCGACGGCAACGACACTTACTTCGGCGACACCGAGGAAGACACGCTGGACTACTCGGCGATCTCCGCCAACATCACGGCGGATCTCGGCAACGGCATCGGCCAACACGGCAGCGTCGCGAGCGCCCAGAGCGGCACCGACCAGGTCTTCGGGTTCGAGAACTTCATCGGCGGCTCCGGCAACGACACCGTCGCGGCGAGTTCGGCGGCGAACGTCATGGATGGCGGCGGAGGCAACGACACCTTCGTGTTCGGCTCAGCGGCCGACGCCAACGGCGACACCATCAAGGGCTTCCAGCCGGGCGACAAGATCGACCTGTCGGCCATCGACGCCAACACGGGGGCGGCCGGCAACCAATCCTTCGTGCTGTTCGCCGGCAACGTCTTCACCTCGGCCGGACAGGTGATCGTCACGCAGGAGGTCAAGGACGGCGCGGAGCACACCTTCGTCTCCGGCAACACCAACGGCGACACCGCGGCCGACTTCAAGATCGACCTCGGCGCCGGCAACCACGCGCTAACGACCGCCGACTTCAACGGCGTGCACTAAGCGTAACCGACCATCACCCGGGCGAACCGCTGCCCGGGTGAACGACGTCACTGAAGCCAAGGGCAGGGCAGGACACGATGAGCAAGAACGCGAAGCGAAAGAATTCGACAGAAAATCCGATCGGCAGCTACCGCGGCATCGGTTTCGTCCTGCTGGGAATGTCCGGAATCATCAACCTACTGGCGCTGACCGGCTCGTTCTACATGTTGCAGATCTACGACCGGGCGCTGACCAGCCACAGCATCCCGACCCTGGCGGCGCTCTCCGCGCTCGCCATCGGGCTCTATCTGTTCCAGGGCATGTTCGACATCCTGCGCTCGCAGATCCTGGTCCGCTTGGGGGCCCGCCTCGACGCCAGGCTGGCGCCCTTGGCGCACCACGTCGTCATCGAGATGGCGCGCTACGGCTACTCGACCTCCGAGGCGCTGGAGCGGGGCCGCGACGTCGATGTCGTGCGCGGCTTCCTCGGCAGCCAAGCCCCCATCGCCTTCTTCGACCTGCCATGGATGCCGCTGTTCCTCGGCTTCGTCTACCTACTCCACCCTGTGCTGGGGCTGGTCACGCTGGCCGGCGCGGTGGTCCTGATGTCGCTCACGGTGGCAACCGAACTGCTGACGCGGCGGGCCGGCAAGGAAACCCACCAGGCGGCGGTGCTGCGCTCCACGCTGGCGGATTCGCACGCGCGCAACGCCGACATCCTGCGCGCGATGGGGTTCGGCGGCCGCGCCGTGGCCCGGTTCGAAACCGCCAATGCCCGACATCTGGCGCTGCAGACCCGAACCAGCGACATCAGCGGCAGCTTCGGCGGGATGGCGAAGGTGATGCGCATGATCCTGCAGTCGGCGCTGCTCGGGCTCGGCGCGTTCCTCACCATCAAGGGCGAACTTTCGGCGGGCGCGATCATCGCCTGCTCGGTGGCTTCGGCACGGGCGCTGGCTCCGATCGATTCAGCCATCGGCAACTGGAAGGTGATCGCCGCGGCGCGGCGCAGCTTCAATCGTCTGAAGCAGACGCTCGCAGTGGCCGATGATGGCAGCCACGTCCTGCTGCTTCCCAAGCCCTGCGCGAGCCTCAAGGTCGAAGGCATTACCGTCGTCGCGCCCGGCAGCGGCACCGTCCTCGTCGGCGAGGTCGGCTTCGAACTCAAGGCGGGCGAGGCGCTCGGCTTGATCGGCCCCAGCGGCGGCGGCAAGACCTCGCTGGCCAAAGGTCTCGTCGGCGTCTGGCCGCTTCTCAGGGGCAAGGTCCGGCTGGACGAGGCGGATCTCGACCAGTGGCGCGCCGATGCCCTCGGCGAGCATATCGGCTACCTGCCTCAGGATGTCTCGCTGCTCGACGGCAGCATCGCCGAGAATATCTCGCGGTTCGAGACCGAGCCCGACGCCCGCAAGATCATCGCCGCGGCAAAGGCCGCCGGAATTCACGAGATGGTCACGCGCATGCCGGACGGCTACCAGACCGAACTCGGGCCGTCGGGCACGGCGCTGTCGGCCGGCCAGCGGCAGCGTATCGGCTTGGCGCGGGCGCTCCACGGCGATCCCTTCCTCGTCGTGCTGGACGAGCCGAACTCGAACCTCGACGCGCCGGGCGAGGCGGCCCTCGGCGAGGCCATCGAAGGCGTCAAGGCGCGCGGCGGGATCGTGATCGTGATCGCGCACCGTCCGAAGGCGCTGGCGGCGGTAGACTACGTCGGCGTGGTGCAGGGCGGCAAGCTGGTCGCGTTCGGACCGAAGGACAAGGTGATCGGGGCGCCGGCGACGCCGATCCCGTTCCCCGCCGCGGCGACGGCCTGATCAGCGGGAGGTAGCTATGGACGAACGGCTGTCGTTGGGAATTCCGGACCGTAGCGCGCTCGATGCGCCTGCGCGGCGCTTCGCGCTCATCGAAGAACGGTCTCGCGTCAGTTCCATCGTGCCTGCCATCCTGCTCGCATCGTGGGGACTTCTGCTGAAGCAGGTGTTCGGAGACGGCAAGGAGGAGGCACCCCATCAGCCGAAGGCGGACTCTCAGGACGCGCCAACGCAGCCGGAAACGGATACGTCGCCCGCGCCGCCCATCGCCGTGGAGCGGGGCACCGGATCGTCCGAGCTCGTCCGCGCCTTCGGGCTGCAAGCCGTATCGATGAACGAGGCGTTCGAGCCGGCGGTCGATCCGGACAGGCTCAGATTCGCCAGGACCGAGGGGCCGCGGCTGTCCTTGGTCCCGGCCAACCAGAACGCGCCGGCTCCCGCGCATCAACGGCCGCCGGCCGCAGCAGAGGCCACACCGGCCGCCGGCGGCGGCGGCGGCGGCGGCGGCGGCGGATCTCCGGATGACCGCAACAAGCCCCCGGGCGATGAGCCCAAGAAGCCGCCGCCGGCGAGCAAGGATCCGCCTCCCGATCCGCCGAAGCGCGTCAACCATGTGCCGGTGAGCGCGGGCGCGGTCGATCTCGGCAGCGGGCTCGTCAACGAAGCCTTCATCATCTCGCTCGGCCAATTGCTGAACGGCGCCAGCGATCCGGACGGCGACCGGCTTTCGGTGCAGGCCCTCCAGGTCGACCACGGATCGCTGCAGGCGTTGGGAGCGGACCGTTGGCTCTACACGCCGGAACACGACGACATCGGCCCCGTCCAGTTCAACTACCGCATCTCCGACGGCACCGCCTCGATCGTCCAGACGGCGCACGCGGATCTGCACGCCGCGCCGGACGAAGAAATCCATGGCACCGAAGGCGACGATTTCCTGATCGGAACGCCCCTGGTCGACGTGATCGACGCCGGCGCCGGCAATGACATCGTTTACGGTCGAGAAAGCGCCGACACGATCTACGGGGGTGAGGGCAAAGATCGTCTGGTGGGCGGCGACGGCGACGACATCCTGTTCGGAGGCCCGGGCAACGACGTCATCTTCGGGGGCGCTGGCAACGACACGCTGTTCGGCGAAGCCGGCGACGACGTCCTCTACGGCGAGGACGGGAATGACCTGATCTTGGGCGGCGATGGCGACGACTTTGCGTCCGGCGGGCAGGGCAACGACACGCTCCTAGGCGGTGCTGGCAACGACAGCCTCCATGGCGACGACGGCAACGACAGGATCGAGGGCGGGGAAGGCAACGACCACATCGACGGCGGTACCGGCAACGACACCCTGCTCGGCGGCGCCGGCGACGATTGCATCGCAGGGGGGGCCGGCGACGACACGGTCCACGGCGGCGAAGGAAACGACCGCATCGACGGCGGCGCCGGCAATGACACCCTCCGCGGGGATGCCGGCGACGATGACCTGGACGGCGGGACCGGCGACGACGCGCTCTCGGGCGGCGCAGGCGAGGACACCCTGCAGGGCGGCGCGGGCAACGACTGCATCGACGCCGGCTGCGGCGACGACGTGATCGTCCTCGGCGTCGAGGCGGGCCACGACGTCATTCACGGGGGGGCCGGCGACGACACGCTGGATCTGTCGCAGATCGTGTTCGACGAGAACGTAGACCTGCCCGACGGCATCGTCGAAATCTGCGACGGGCAGAGCGCGCAGATCTTCGAGATCGAGAACGTGCAGGGTGGCCACGGCCGCGACCGCCTGGTGGCCGACGCCCACGTGAACATCATGGAGGGCGGCGACGGCAACGACACCTTCGTGTTCCAGAACCTGGCCGCGTTGAAGAACGACGGCGGGCCGCGCGACCACATCGTGGACTTCAGCGTCGGCGACAGGCTCGACCTTTCCAGAGTCGGACAGGAATTCGACGATTTCTCCGGCCGCAAGCTGTTCTTCGCCGGCGCGGACCAAGCCACGTTCGACGAGGTCGGCGCCGTCGGCTACCGCCACGAAATCGTCTCCGACCAGGAGATCACGATCGTCTCCGGCCACCTCGACGGCGACGCGGAGCACGATTTCGAGATCGTGCTGGACGGCAACCTCGTTCTCGACGAGAGCAATTTTGTTTTCACGGCCCCCCAGCAAACCAACGCGCACCCCTGAACGTGGAACCGCGGACTCGTGCCGGTTATAACAACGGAGATTGAGCGATGGACCTAAAGCCCACGGAACGGGCCGCGCGCGGTGCGGACAAGTCGTTCGGCATCCGCTCGCGCGTGGCGATGGCGGCCGTTCTGGCCATCGCCCTGATCGGGGGATGCGGCGGCTGGGCGGTGCACGCCGAGCTGACCGGCGCCGTGATCGCGCAAGGCAAGGTCGCAGTCAGGAAGCAGGTCAAGCTGATCCAGCACCGCGATGGTGGCATCGTGGGCGAGATCCTGGTCGCCAACGGCGACGCCGTAAAGGCGGGCGACGTCCTCGTCAGGCTCGACGAAACCCAGACCAAGGCGGAACTCGGCGTGCTCAAGGGGCAGCGCGCGGAGCTGGAGGGCCGCAGGGCGCGGCATGTGGCCGAGCGCGACGGGGCCACGGCCATCAGGTTCGATTCCCGGTTCGAGCACGACCCGTTCACGGCGGAGATCGCGCGGGGCGAGATCCGGCTCTTCAACGAGAACGTGGCGGTGCGGGAGGCCAGGCGCGATCAGTTGTCGCTGCAAATCGCGCAGTTCGAGGAGCAGGTCCGCGGGCTGACGGCGCAACAGGAGGCCAACGCCAGCGAGCGCAAGATGGTCAAGGACGATCTCGAGCGTCTGACGCCGCTCTACAACAAGGGTTTCATAGAAATCGGAAAAATCCGCACCATGGAGCGCGATCTCGTCAAGTTAGACGGGCTTAAGGGCGAGATCGACGCCAACATCGCGCGCGTCAAGGGGCAGATCAGCGAATCGCGGATCAAGATCATCGAACTTGATCAGCAGGCGCGCACCGACGGTCAGCGGGATCTGCGCGAGGTGGATGGCAAGCTCGCGGAGCTTCAGGAGCGGATCGTCGCTTCGTTGGACCGCCTGTCGCGCATGGTGATCCGCTCGCCGATCGCCGGCACCGTCAACGAGCTCGCCGTCAACTCTGTCAACGGCGTGATCGGTCCGAAGGACACGCTGATGTCCATCGTGCCCGAAAGTGCCGACCTGGTCGTCGAAGCGAAGCTGTCGCCGACCGACATTGACCAGGCGGTGGCGGGCCAGCCCGCCCGCCTGCGCTTTTCCGCCTTTAACCAGCGGACCACGCCGGAGGTGTCGGGAATAGTCGAAACCATCGGGGCAGCAGCAACCTTGGACCAGGCTACCGGACAGACGTACTATCTCAGCACCATCGCGATCGCGGGCGGCCAGAGACAGGTCGCGGGCAAGCCGATCGTGCCGGGAATGCCGGTCGAGATCTTCCTGACGACCGGCGACAGGACCGCATTGTCGTACCTGATCAAGCCGTTCGCGGATCAGATGATGAAATCGTTCCGGGAGGAGTAAGACATCTGCTCGCCATTATAGCAATGAACTCGCCTGAGGGCGCGCGCACTTGGCCTCGCTGGCGCGGACTTGCATGGGTGCTGCTCGCGATCTGGATTCTCGCGGCGACAACTGCCCCGGCTCCCGCTGCAGAGTCGGAGGCGCCGCTCCGCCTGGGACTGCCGGTCAACTGCAGACTCGGCGAGGATTGCTTCGTCCAGCAGATGCCGGACATCGATCCCAGCGAACAGGCGCTGGATCCGCTCTGCGGGAGGGCGACGTACCAGGGCCATGATGGTTGGGACATCCGCGTGCGCTCGCTTAAGGACGTTGACCGCCCGTCGCCCGTGATCGCCATCGCCGAGGGCACCGTCGCCAGAACAAGGGACGGCGTTCCGGACCGCATCTACGACCGCGTTCAGGACGGGGATCTCAAGGGGAAGGAATGCGGCAACGGCGTCGTCGTGGAGCACGCCGGCGGACTGGTCTCGCAGTATTGCCACCTCAAGGAAGGCAGCATCGCGGTCAGGCCGGGAACGCGCGTGGGAAAGGGCGACTCCCTCGGCTCGATCGGCGCTTCGGGGCTCGCCGAATTTCCGCACGTGCATCTGTCTGTCCGCCGCGACGGCCAGCGGCTCGAGCCGCTCACTGGACGGCTGCTCGATGCGGCGGGGGAGCAATGCGGCGACACGACGCGAAGCCTGTTCGAGCCGAGCGTTAGGGACGCGCTCACTCGATCGACGTCGGCGATCTTGTTGATAGGGCTGACCAACGCTCCGCCCGAATCTTCGAGCCTGGTCCGCAGCGGCGATCCGCCCGTGCCGACGATATCCGAACCGGTCATCGCTTGGGTCTGGGCCATCAACGTCGAGCCGGAAAGCCTTTTCAGAATGCGTCTGGTCGATCCGGATCGAAAAACGATCTTGAACTTCGAGACAAAATCCCTTGAGGGGCGGAAGGCAACTTATGTGGCCTATGTCGGCGGAAAGCATGCGCTAAGGGAGGGGTCATATAGGCTTCAAGTTGACCTAGTCTCTGACGGTCAAAACGTAAGGTCGACGGTCCGATCGATTTTCATCGGACCATGAAAAAGGCGAGCGAGCTCGTAAGCTCGCCTATGGCGCGAGACCTTTTTGCACTCCTCTGAAGATCGTTAACGGAATAATCCAGCGTCATTGGTGTAAAGGTTTGGTGACATCCCTGATACATCAAATGACCCGTCCTTTCCTCACGACGCGTCCCGGCCGCTGGATACTGAGGAGCATCTGGGTAGCACACTCGAAACTGGCTAGTTTGGCGCATAGGTTCGAATTTTCCCGTCACCGGAGGGATGCTCGGCTGAGGGGAAGGGGCGACAACCTGCGGGGGCCTATCGTTTGGCTCGGGGACCTGCGAAAGCGCAAGGAGCGAAACGGTAGGTAATCTGGCCACGCGAGGGCTCATTGAACCGCCTCAAAAACGTGCATTCGCGGTGATCAGTCGACTGACCCGCAGCGCGTCTCCGACTGTCAATCGGCCTTCAGGCCGAATAACAATCCGCCGGCGGAGCTCGGGATAGACCGAGCCCGGGTAGTCCTCAGACGTCGGCCACTTCATGCCGCTCTGGGAGATGACGGCCGCTGTGACGAGGCTACCCCGGACACGGTCGAAACGATCGACACGTTCTCCAGCAGGTGCTCGCCGCAGGACGCAGAGATGGAAGACGGCGGCACGAATGCCGCCGCCGGAAAGCGCCAGACCGATACGATGGAGGGCCGCCTGCGCGGCGGTTTCCGCGGAGGCCTCGTCTGCATCAGTCGCTTGGTCGCCCATGCCCCTCCTACTCGCGCCTCTCTGCGACCACGCTCATCACCGTGCGTCCAAAATCGATTCACGATTTCAAGCAAGAGCCGCGGCCATCCTGATAGGATCCAGCGGACCCGGTGTGCGCCAGCACCTACGGATTGCACATTTCGACCATCGCCCGGAGGGCAATCCCGGAATGATGGTCGGGAGTGGCTTCCTACTCCCGCACTCGCGACGGCAGCCGCGCAACCGCGGCTTGAAAAGTGCCGGGGACGGGGCTCGGCGCCCAATGAGGCCGCCACATTTGGCTATCCGTGACAGGCGCCGATTGAACAGCGGGTGACGGCCTCATGTGGAAATGCTGGGGCGAGTGCCTCGCTCCTCAGGAGCCGGGGGTTGGATACGCTGATGTGTGGCATCTTGGTTCAGTGCAATCGCAGGCCACAGAAATGGAAATGGGCCAACGGATACACTCCCACGTTAAAGGGAAGGGACCTCTCGGCTACGAATATCGTCAGCGTGTGTCGAGCCTGTAAGCGTGAACAGTGCCGTCCATCATCATCGGGATCATGATGATGCCGTCCGGCCCCACGCCGAGATCGGCGCTCCCCTTCGCGAGCGGAAGCAGGCGCGTCGGCTTGCCGTCCTTCGCAACCTGGAACAGGCCGCCGCTTACCCAGTCGGTGACAAGATAGCCGCCCTTGCCATCGGGCTCGACGCCATCGAAATTGCCGGCCGGTGTCGAGTCACCAAGAGCAGACACTTTCTTCGTCGCGAGATCGACCGCCTTCATGTGGCCGGGCACCTTGGTCGAGAAGTCCGGGGCCATCTTGCCCCACGACGCGACCACAAGCCTCCCGTCCTCGGCGAGGAGCCCGTTCGGGTTGTCGAGCGCGTCATCCTGCATCAGGAGAGACAGCTTGCCGCCGTCGAGCACCCAAATGCTGTTTGTCACCATGTCGGATGCGTAGACCCGTCCCGTCTTGTCAGCCGCGAGGTCGTTCAAGAACTTGGATCCGGGTGCCTCGTATCGCTTGGTGATTTCGCCCTTGGCGATGTCGATTTCCGCAATCCGATCCACGTCTGCGGCGTACAGCTTGCCGTTGGCAAGCGCGAGCCCGGTCGGACTGTCGAGACCTTTGACCCACTCCATTGTCACGACCTTTCCATCCGGCCCGAGCTTTGAAATGAAGCCGTTGCCATCCTTTTTCATCGGATCGCCGTTGACGTTCGACACATAAATGGCCCCCGCGGCTCGGTCAAAGACGACCGACTCGGGCTGCTTGAAGCCACTCGTCTCCCACAGCTTCTGAGGTTCCGCGGCGACGGCATTGAAGGTAAGCACAGCAAACACTATTACGGAGAGCTGAGTTGTCCTCATGGTGACCTCCTCGTGATTTCCCCCAGGAAGGAACGAGCCTGTCACGGCAGATCTTCCGCCGTTTTTCTTTTATGTCACGCACCAATTTGCTCTGACTGTGTTGGCTGCATGATGCTGGCCCAGCGCATTGGGCTGGGTCGAGCCTGTCGCGGGCGATGTCGTTGTGACCACGGCAGACGGGACCGGCACTCTTACCGACGGTTCACCTTGTGACTGCGACGACCGGGACGGGCACACGCCGGCCTCTGGGCCGGCGGACTCATGCTGCGACCTCGACGGCTTCCTGCTTCCTCAATCGCGCGCGAGTTTGCGTTTGCCCCAATGATCATTACGTCGATCCGAGCAAACTTGGTGAGTCCGCTGCGATCGGCGACGAGCATGAGCGCCCCGACCGCTGCCTGCCATTCAGGCTCTGCGGCTTCCTTTTTCGGTAGCCCAGTGATGTAGGTGGCCGCGTCATGCAATGTGACCAACATTCGTCCGTCGGGTAACTGGATGCTGCCAGCCGCGATCGGTCACGCGGCGGCCTTGTCTTCCTTGTCGACGCCGCGCATGACGATCTTGAGCGCGTCGTCGGGCAGTGGTCGCTGTAAGCTGTCTGTACCGAAAACTTAAGCACGGCCATAGTAGTAATGAAGTCTGCCCAGGATGGCGCGTGAACTGATCACACCGGTTGGCTGAACCGGGCGAGAAACCGGCGCATCCTTGTTCAACGATCGATGTGTTCTGTCGCAATTGTAGTAATCGGCGTAAGATTTTAGAATTCGACGCAAATGTATCGCGCCCAAGACAATGACGTGGTCCAAACACTCGCGCCGGATCGATCCGATCAGCCGTTCGGCAAAGCCGTTCTGCCAAGGTGAGGCCGGTGCGATGGGCTTGTCCCGAATGCCCATGGCGCGCAATCGGCGTGTGACGACGGGACCATAGATGCGATCCCGGTCGCGGATCATGTAGCGCGGAGCCTCATTCCACGGGAACGCTTCTGTGATCTGGCGTGCAACCCATTCGGCGGTCGGATGTGTTGTGACGCTGATCCAGACCAGCTCTCTGCGATCCAGCCGCACTATGATGTAGGCGTAGAGCAGATCGAAGCCGATGGTCGGCACAACGAACAGGTCCATGGCGGCAATGTCCGGCGCGTGATTACGCAGGAAGGTCCGCCATCCCTGACTGGGCGGATGGAGTCACGTTTGAAGTGCAACGATTGATTTGAGTTTGGAGAATGCCTCGGCGGGGGTCTTGAAGTCCAGGCATTTGCGTGGGGTGTCGTTGAGGCGCCGAACGTATCGCTTGAGTGCGGCTGCCGTGATGAGCTTGAGGTCAGTTTTACGTGGCAGTGAGCGTCGTAAGCGCCCGATGGAGTTTTCCACGCCGCCTTTTTGCCAGGGACTGTGGGGATCGCAGAAGAAGGTTTGGACGCCGAGGGTTTCGTGAAGCCTGTGATGCTCG is part of the Bradyrhizobium erythrophlei genome and encodes:
- a CDS encoding type I secretion system permease/ATPase, translating into MSKNAKRKNSTENPIGSYRGIGFVLLGMSGIINLLALTGSFYMLQIYDRALTSHSIPTLAALSALAIGLYLFQGMFDILRSQILVRLGARLDARLAPLAHHVVIEMARYGYSTSEALERGRDVDVVRGFLGSQAPIAFFDLPWMPLFLGFVYLLHPVLGLVTLAGAVVLMSLTVATELLTRRAGKETHQAAVLRSTLADSHARNADILRAMGFGGRAVARFETANARHLALQTRTSDISGSFGGMAKVMRMILQSALLGLGAFLTIKGELSAGAIIACSVASARALAPIDSAIGNWKVIAAARRSFNRLKQTLAVADDGSHVLLLPKPCASLKVEGITVVAPGSGTVLVGEVGFELKAGEALGLIGPSGGGKTSLAKGLVGVWPLLRGKVRLDEADLDQWRADALGEHIGYLPQDVSLLDGSIAENISRFETEPDARKIIAAAKAAGIHEMVTRMPDGYQTELGPSGTALSAGQRQRIGLARALHGDPFLVVLDEPNSNLDAPGEAALGEAIEGVKARGGIVIVIAHRPKALAAVDYVGVVQGGKLVAFGPKDKVIGAPATPIPFPAAATA
- a CDS encoding cadherin-like domain-containing protein — protein: MDERLSLGIPDRSALDAPARRFALIEERSRVSSIVPAILLASWGLLLKQVFGDGKEEAPHQPKADSQDAPTQPETDTSPAPPIAVERGTGSSELVRAFGLQAVSMNEAFEPAVDPDRLRFARTEGPRLSLVPANQNAPAPAHQRPPAAAEATPAAGGGGGGGGGGSPDDRNKPPGDEPKKPPPASKDPPPDPPKRVNHVPVSAGAVDLGSGLVNEAFIISLGQLLNGASDPDGDRLSVQALQVDHGSLQALGADRWLYTPEHDDIGPVQFNYRISDGTASIVQTAHADLHAAPDEEIHGTEGDDFLIGTPLVDVIDAGAGNDIVYGRESADTIYGGEGKDRLVGGDGDDILFGGPGNDVIFGGAGNDTLFGEAGDDVLYGEDGNDLILGGDGDDFASGGQGNDTLLGGAGNDSLHGDDGNDRIEGGEGNDHIDGGTGNDTLLGGAGDDCIAGGAGDDTVHGGEGNDRIDGGAGNDTLRGDAGDDDLDGGTGDDALSGGAGEDTLQGGAGNDCIDAGCGDDVIVLGVEAGHDVIHGGAGDDTLDLSQIVFDENVDLPDGIVEICDGQSAQIFEIENVQGGHGRDRLVADAHVNIMEGGDGNDTFVFQNLAALKNDGGPRDHIVDFSVGDRLDLSRVGQEFDDFSGRKLFFAGADQATFDEVGAVGYRHEIVSDQEITIVSGHLDGDAEHDFEIVLDGNLVLDESNFVFTAPQQTNAHP
- a CDS encoding HlyD family type I secretion periplasmic adaptor subunit codes for the protein MDLKPTERAARGADKSFGIRSRVAMAAVLAIALIGGCGGWAVHAELTGAVIAQGKVAVRKQVKLIQHRDGGIVGEILVANGDAVKAGDVLVRLDETQTKAELGVLKGQRAELEGRRARHVAERDGATAIRFDSRFEHDPFTAEIARGEIRLFNENVAVREARRDQLSLQIAQFEEQVRGLTAQQEANASERKMVKDDLERLTPLYNKGFIEIGKIRTMERDLVKLDGLKGEIDANIARVKGQISESRIKIIELDQQARTDGQRDLREVDGKLAELQERIVASLDRLSRMVIRSPIAGTVNELAVNSVNGVIGPKDTLMSIVPESADLVVEAKLSPTDIDQAVAGQPARLRFSAFNQRTTPEVSGIVETIGAAATLDQATGQTYYLSTIAIAGGQRQVAGKPIVPGMPVEIFLTTGDRTALSYLIKPFADQMMKSFREE
- a CDS encoding peptidoglycan DD-metalloendopeptidase family protein, producing the protein MLLAIWILAATTAPAPAAESEAPLRLGLPVNCRLGEDCFVQQMPDIDPSEQALDPLCGRATYQGHDGWDIRVRSLKDVDRPSPVIAIAEGTVARTRDGVPDRIYDRVQDGDLKGKECGNGVVVEHAGGLVSQYCHLKEGSIAVRPGTRVGKGDSLGSIGASGLAEFPHVHLSVRRDGQRLEPLTGRLLDAAGEQCGDTTRSLFEPSVRDALTRSTSAILLIGLTNAPPESSSLVRSGDPPVPTISEPVIAWVWAINVEPESLFRMRLVDPDRKTILNFETKSLEGRKATYVAYVGGKHALREGSYRLQVDLVSDGQNVRSTVRSIFIGP
- a CDS encoding SMP-30/gluconolactonase/LRE family protein, whose translation is MRTTQLSVIVFAVLTFNAVAAEPQKLWETSGFKQPESVVFDRAAGAIYVSNVNGDPMKKDGNGFISKLGPDGKVVTMEWVKGLDSPTGLALANGKLYAADVDRIAEIDIAKGEITKRYEAPGSKFLNDLAADKTGRVYASDMVTNSIWVLDGGKLSLLMQDDALDNPNGLLAEDGRLVVASWGKMAPDFSTKVPGHMKAVDLATKKVSALGDSTPAGNFDGVEPDGKGGYLVTDWVSGGLFQVAKDGKPTRLLPLAKGSADLGVGPDGIIMIPMMMDGTVHAYRLDTR
- a CDS encoding integrase core domain-containing protein; the encoded protein is MDLFVVPTIGFDLLYAYIIVRLDRRELVWISVTTHPTAEWVARQITEAFPWNEAPRYMIRDRDRIYGPVVTRRLRAMGIRDKPIAPASPWQNGFAERLIGSIRRECLDHVIVLGAIHLRRILKSYADYYNCDRTHRSLNKDAPVSRPVQPTGVISSRAILGRLHYYYGRA